DNA from Sphingomonas astaxanthinifaciens DSM 22298:
CCAGGCGACGAAGTGGATGAGCTCCACCGTCTCCTCGGTCACGCCTCCCTCGCCCTGCGCCGCAAAGGCACGCTCGGCGAGTCCGCGCCCGGCGCGGGTCAGGCCGGCGCGCGGCCGCGCCAGGAGGGCGTTGGTCGCGCCATGGTCGCGCAGGTCGTCGACCAGCCGCTGGAGCGAGCGATAGCGCAGCCGCACCCGGTCCATGTCGACCACCGGCTCGGCGAAGCCCGCCTGGCCGAGCAGGGTCGCCAGTGCGCCGGGCTCGATCCGCGGGTGGGTGCGGGCGGCGAAGGCGCCGCTTTCCTGGCCGACCGCGTGGAGCGCGGCCCTGAGCGCCGGAAGCGTCTGCGCGCCCGGAACCACACCGAGCATCATGCCCCCCGGCGCCAGCCGCGAGCGCGCGATGGCGAGGAGCTGCGGCAGGTGGTCGCGCCCGTCGAGCTCGCCCATCACCATGAGAAGGTCGAGGCTCGCCTCCGCCTCCGCGGCGATGGCGTCGATCGAGGGGGCGAAGCGGACCTCCCCGGCAATACCGCGCAGGCGCGCCTCGAGCGCCGGCGGACAGCCCGTCACCAAGGCCCGCCCGAACCGCCGCGCGACCGGCGCCAGCCGCTCGAGCCACTCGTCGACGATCCGCTCGGCAAGGAAGGGAAGGGCGGTGCGGGCAAGCGCGCGGGCCCGGCGCCGCGCGCGCGCCTCGTCGTCGAACAGGAGATCGGCCATGCCCCCTTGTGGGGAGCGCGGTTCGGGCGGACAAGGGGGCATGGGGGCGGCGGCGGCCATGGACTGGGCGAAAGCGGCGGGACATCATTCCGCCCGGCTGCTGCTCGACTTCGCGCTTCCCCCGCGCTGCCCGGGCTGCGGCGAGATCAGCCAGGCGGTCGATCTCTTCTGCACCGAATGCTGGGGCGGGCTCGATTTCATGGCCGGCGGCTGCGCGCGTTGCGGGCTGGCGCTGGGGGCGGGCGAAGAGGGGGAGTGCGGAGCCTGTGCCGTCGATCCCGGCCCGCTCGCCCGGGTCCGTGCTGCGCTCGGCTACGGTGAGATCCCGCGCGCCATCGCCATGCGCCTCAAATATGGCCGCAAGATCGCGCTCGCCCGGACCATGGCCGGGCTGATGCGCCGCCCCCTGGGCGACCTTGCGCCGGGCGCCTTGCTCGTGCCCGTGCCCCTTCACCGCTGGCGGCTGTGGAGCCGCGGCTTCAACCAGTCGGTCCTGATCGCCCGGGCGCTCGGCCGCGAGGTCGATCCCGACCTCCTCCGCCGGACCCGCGCCACGCCCAAGCTGAAGGGCCTCAACCCGGCCGAGCGGCGGGCGACGGTCAAGGGCGCCTTCGCGCTCCGCCCCGGAGCGTCGGTCAGGGGCCGCGACATCATCCTCGTCGACGACGTCATCACCACCGGCGCCACCGCCGAGGCCTGCGCCCGCGCGCTCCGCAAGGCCGGGGCACGGCAGGTCGAGCTCCTCGCCTTCGCCCGGGTCCGGCCGGGCAGGGTGGCGTAACGCGGCGCTTGTCCTATCTAGGGCCCAAACCAGACCAGGAGACCCGCCCCGTGGCCAAAGTCGAAATGTATCTGAAGTCCACCTGCCCCTACTGCATCCGCGCCGACCACCTGCTGCGCGGCAAGGGGATCGAGGCGGTGACCTACAATATCGACGCGGGCGGGCCGAAGCGCGACGAGATGATCGAGCGGTCGGGCCGGATGACCGTGCCGCAGATCTTCATCGACGGGCGCCATGTCGGCGGCTGCGACGATCTGTTCGAGCTCGAGCGCGCGGGCAAGCTGGACAGCCTGCTGGCCGCATGAGCCGGATCGCGCTTTTCCAGGCCCGCACCGGGATCGACCCGGCGCAGAATGCCGCCGCGCTGGTCGAGACGGTCGCGGCGGCACGGGCCGGGGGCGCGGCGATGCTCTTCACCCCAGAGATGAGCGGCCTGCTCGACCGGAATCGCGAGCGCGCCGCGCCCAATCTCAGGCCGCAGGACGAGGATCCGGTGCTCGCCGCGGTGCGCAATGCCGCGGCGCGCGAGGGGCTGTGGGTCCATCTCGGCAGCCTCGCCATTCGCCGCGACGACGGCAAGCTCGCCAACCGCGCCTTCGTGATCGATCCCTCAGGCGACATCCGCGCGAGCTACGACAAGCTCCACCTGTTCGACGTCGACCTGCCCACCGGCGAAAGC
Protein-coding regions in this window:
- a CDS encoding ComF family protein is translated as MPPCGERGSGGQGGMGAAAAMDWAKAAGHHSARLLLDFALPPRCPGCGEISQAVDLFCTECWGGLDFMAGGCARCGLALGAGEEGECGACAVDPGPLARVRAALGYGEIPRAIAMRLKYGRKIALARTMAGLMRRPLGDLAPGALLVPVPLHRWRLWSRGFNQSVLIARALGREVDPDLLRRTRATPKLKGLNPAERRATVKGAFALRPGASVRGRDIILVDDVITTGATAEACARALRKAGARQVELLAFARVRPGRVA
- the grxC gene encoding glutaredoxin 3; its protein translation is MAKVEMYLKSTCPYCIRADHLLRGKGIEAVTYNIDAGGPKRDEMIERSGRMTVPQIFIDGRHVGGCDDLFELERAGKLDSLLAA